In one Oreochromis aureus strain Israel breed Guangdong linkage group 2, ZZ_aureus, whole genome shotgun sequence genomic region, the following are encoded:
- the LOC120432847 gene encoding uncharacterized protein LOC120432847, which yields MGIDTIEQADDGVLSSNSLVPVNIVQLGEPATLTCALPKELSSKAIYWYKQNVGETLKLILALYKNTPPEYGPEFSNSRFNLNNDNNFSNLIILKTIREDEGIYHCGITEWINAEWSGTYLLVKGNIQRTSNYSVVQQPTESKPVRTGDTVTLECSVLSESQTEACPGDYNVFWFRAGSQKSHPNIIYSDGNRKNECEKRSETQKNCVYHFSKNISAFDAGTYYCAVATCGEIIFGNGTSVELGMIMN from the exons ATGGGCATAGACACGATTGAGCAGGCAGACGATGGCGTCCTCAGCTCTA ACTCTCTGGTGCCAGTGAACATAGTTCAACTTGGTGAACCGGCAACCTTAACATGTGCTTTACCGAAAGAGCTGAGCAGTAAAGCAATCTACTGGTACAAGCAGAATGTTGGAGAAACTCTTAAATTGATAttggcactgtataaaaatACACCACCGGAATATGGTCCTGAATTTTCAAATTCAAGATTTAACTTAAATAATGATAACAATTTTAGCAACTTGATCATTCTGAAGACAATCCGAGAGGATGAGGGAATCTATCACTGTGGAATCACAGAGTGGATTAATGCTGAATGGAGTGGGACATACCTGTTAGTAAAAG GAAACATTCAGAGGACATCAAACTACTCTGTTGTCCAGCAGCCGACAGAATCAAAACCGGTTCGTACAGGAGACACAGTGACTCTTGAGTGTTCAGTCCTCTCTGAGTCTCAGACTGAGGCATGTCCAGGAGATTATAATGTCTTTTGGTTCAGAGCAGGATCACAAAAATCTCACCCAAACATCATCTACTCTGATGGAAATAGAAAAAATGAATGTGAGAAAAGATCAGAGACTCAGAAAAACTGTGTTTATCACTTCTCTAAAAATATCAGTGCTTTCGATGCTGGGACTTACTACTGTGCTGTGGCCACATGTGGAGAGATAATATTTGGAAATGGAACTTCAGTGGAACTTGGTATGATTATGAATTAA
- the LOC116314831 gene encoding uncharacterized protein LOC116314831 isoform X1, giving the protein MMMVLWITLLFLHQGYSLVPMKIVQLGEPVTLTCALPSNKELSTLEVHWYKQSIGDGLKLISTLYGTRLPQYGQEIFRSRYNACNTKTFSNLTILKTVQEDEGIYHCGIIEWLNPEWSGTYLLVKGNTQRASNYTVVQWPAVSDPVNPADTTALQCSVFSDSDNNTCAGDHDVFWFRAGSDKSHPSVIYTGRKRRNECEKPSDLQNRCVYRFSKNISSSDEGTYYCAVATCGEILFGNGTTLDVQESNLWLQLANTIVFLLCPVLLLIVIVVLIYTIWKNNRNHCKAAVLQNNFSYQKIQQNMDTWMFSGVVFTVMKADRCTKNNTKAEKRQHIYMAAKAFGLD; this is encoded by the exons ATGATGATGGTGCTATGGATTACTTTGCTCTTTCTTCATCAAGGAT ATTCTCTGGTTCCAATGAAAATCGTTCAGCTTGGTGAACCAGTAACGTTAACATGTGCTTTACCCAGCAATAAAGAGCTCAGCACTTTGGAAGTCCACTGGTACAAGCAGAGTATCGGGGATGGGCTCAAATTGATTTCAACACTGTATGGAACTAGACTACCTCAGTATGGTCAAGAAATATTTAGATCAAGATATAACGCATGTAATACAAAAACTTTTAGCAATCTGACCATTTTGAAGACAGTCCAAGAGGATGAAGGAATCTATCACTGTGGAATCATTGAATGGCTTAATCCTGAATGGAGTGGGACATATTTGTTAGTAAAAG gAAACACTCAGAGGGCATCAAACTATACTGTTGTTCAGTGGCCAGCTGTATCAGATCCAGTCAATCCAGCAGACACAACAGCTCTCCAGTGTTCAGTCTTCTCTGACTCTGACAACAACACATGTGCAGGGGATCATGATGTGTTCTGGTTCAGAGCTGGTTCAGACAAATCTCATCCAAGCGTCATCTACACTGgcagaaagagaagaaatgAATGTGAAAAACCATCTGACCTTCAGAATAGATGTGTTTATCGCTTCTCTAAGAACATCAGCTCCTCTGATGAAGGGACTTACTATTGTGCTGTGGCCACATGTGGGGAGAtattatttggaaatggaacTACACTAGATGTGCAAG AAAGCAACCTATGGCTACAGCTGGCAAATACAATTGTTTTTCTGCTGTGCCCTGTCTTGCTTCTGATTGTTATTGTGGTTCTCATTTACACGATCTGGAAAAATAACAGGAATCATTGCAAAG CTGCTGTCCTGCAGAACAACTTCAGCTATCAAAAAATACAACAG AATATGGATACGTGGATGTTTTCTGGTGTTGTCTTTACCGTGATGAAAGCtgacagatgtacaaaaaacaacacaaaggcaGAAAAGAGGCAGCATATCTACATGGCTGCCAAGGCTTTTGGGCTGGATTAG
- the LOC116314831 gene encoding uncharacterized protein LOC116314831 isoform X2, with product MMMVLWITLLFLHQGYSLVPMKIVQLGEPVTLTCALPSNKELSTLEVHWYKQSIGDGLKLISTLYGTRLPQYGQEIFRSRYNACNTKTFSNLTILKTVQEDEGIYHCGIIEWLNPEWSGTYLLVKGNTQRASNYTVVQWPAVSDPVNPADTTALQCSVFSDSDNNTYAGDHDVFWFRAGSDKSHPSIIYTGRKRSNECEKPSDLQNRCVYRFSKNISSSDEGTYYCAVATCGEILFGNGTEPVQKTQSAFIQLALIIVGLVISVTGNVFLICNRRVQNKENAISEDHIDTSHQPAETDGHVSYVALNFSERKSRSTRKKDFAEDSVYSQVKS from the exons ATGATGATGGTGCTATGGATTACTTTGCTCTTTCTTCATCAAGGAT ATTCTCTGGTTCCAATGAAAATCGTTCAGCTTGGTGAACCAGTAACGTTAACATGTGCTTTACCCAGCAATAAAGAGCTCAGCACTTTGGAAGTCCACTGGTACAAGCAGAGTATCGGGGATGGGCTCAAATTGATTTCAACACTGTATGGAACTAGACTACCTCAGTATGGTCAAGAAATATTTAGATCAAGATATAACGCATGTAATACAAAAACTTTTAGCAATCTGACCATTTTGAAGACAGTCCAAGAGGATGAAGGAATCTATCACTGTGGAATCATTGAATGGCTTAATCCTGAATGGAGTGGGACATATTTGTTAGTAAAAG gaAACACTCAGAGGGCATCAAACTATACTGTTGTTCAGTGGCCAGCTGTATCAGATCCAGTCAATCCAGCAGACACAACAGCTCTCCAGTGTTCAGTTTTCTCTGACTCTGACAACAACACATATGCAGGGGATCATGATGTGTTCTGGTTCAGAGCTGGTTCAGACAAATCTCATCCTAGCATCATCTACACTGGCAGAAAGAGAAGTAATGAATGTGAAAAACCATCTGACCTTCAGAATAGATGTGTTTATCGCTTCTCTAAGAACATCAGCTCCTCTGATGAAGGGACTTACTATTGTGCTGTGGCCACATGTGGGGAGAtattatttggaaatggaacCGAACCTG tgCAAAAAACACAGTCGGCATTTATTCAACTGGCCTTAATAATAGTGGGTTTGGTCATTTCTGTCACTGGAAATGTTTTCCTCATCTGCAACCGAAGAGTACAAAATAAAG AAAATGCTATATCAGAAGATCACATTGACACCTCACACCAACCA GCCGAAACTGATGGCCATGTAAGCTATGTTGCACTGAACTTCAGTGAAAGGAAATCGAGAAGCACAAGGAAGAAAGACTTTGCTGAGGACAGTGTCTACTCTCAAGTTAAATCCTGA
- the LOC116314829 gene encoding signal-regulatory protein beta-2-like → MGIDTTEQAGDGILSSDSLVPVNIVQLGEPATLTCALPKELSSKAIYWYKQNVGETLKLILALYKNTPPEYGPEFSNSRFNVNNDKNFSNLIILKTIQEDEGIYHCGITEWINAEWSGTYLLVKGNIQRTSNYSVVQQPTASKPVRTGDTVTLECSVLSESQTEACPGDYNVFWFRAGSQKSHPNIIYSDGNRKNECAKRSETQKNCVYHFSKNISAFDAGTYYCAVATCGEILFGNGTSVELEQTTQSISIQMTLLVFLSISVIGNVFLIFYQRLWKPYKGTESAIPGAQNDKLHQAQGEADEELNYASINFSERKTRGRQKREFAEDSVYSQVKC, encoded by the exons ATGGGCATAGACACGACTGAGCAGGCAGGCGATGGCATCCTCAGCTCTG ACTCTCTGGTGCCAGTGAACATAGTTCAACTTGGTGAACCGGCAACCTTAACATGTGCTTTACCGAAAGAGCTGAGCAGTAAAGCAATCTACTGGTACAAGCAGAATGTTGGAGAAACTCTTAAATTGATAttggcactgtataaaaatACACCACCGGAATATGGTCCTGAATTTTCAAATTCAAGATTTAatgtaaataatgataaaaattttagcAACTTGATCATTCTGAAAACAATCCAAGAGGATGAGGGAATCTATCACTGTGGAATCACAGAGTGGATTAATGCTGAATGGAGTGGGACATACCTGTTAGTAAAAG GAAACATTCAGAGGACATCAAACTACTCTGTTGTCCAGCAGCCGACAGCATCAAAACCGGTCCGTACAGGAGACACAGTGACTCTTGAGTGTTCAGTCCTCTCTGAGTCTCAGACTGAGGCATGTCCAGGAGATTATAATGTCTTTTGGTTCAGAGCAGGATCACAAAAATCTCACCCAAACATCATCTACTCtgatggaaacagaaaaaatgaatGTGCGAAAAGATCAGAGACTCAGAAAAACTGTGTTTATCACTTCTCTAAAAATATCAGTGCTTTCGATGCTGGGACTTACTACTGTGCTGTGGCCACATGTGGGGAGAtattatttggaaatggaacTTCAGTGGAACTTG aaCAAACAACACAATCAATATCTATCCAAATGACCTTATTAGTGTTCTTGTCCATTTCTGTCATTGGAAATGTTTTCCTCATCTTCTACCAAAGATTATGGAAACCATATAAAG GAACAGAAAGTGCTATACCAGGAGCACAAAATGACAAATTGCACCAAGCT CAGGGTGAAGCTGATGAAGAACTAAACTACGCCTCAATTAATttctctgaaagaaaaacaagaggaaGACAGAAGAGAGAGTTTGCTGAGGACAGCGTCTACTCTCAAGTTAAATGTTGA
- the LOC116314830 gene encoding signal-regulatory protein beta-2-like, with amino-acid sequence MIVLWMTLFALRQGYSLVSVKTVQLGEPVTLTCALPKGLQSGEVHWYKQNHGDTLKLIMTSFKSTPPEYGPAFSQSRFKVDKDNNFSNVTILKTVQEDEGIYHCGLTEWIRTNWSGTYLFVKGNNQKTSVVVQQLIGSNPFHPGDKVTLQCSVSDSVSKTCPGGLRVLWFRDRSHESHPVIYANVNTHNECEKRSDTQKTCVYHFTKNVSSSDAGTYYCAVATCGEILFGNGTTLELKQAKKMEFLQIALIVCLAISVIGNIFLVCKRRICTQVKESAITEAQNDALRKPTEADEELNYAALNFSERKTRGRKKREPAEESVYSQVK; translated from the exons ATGATCGTCTTATGGATGACATTGTTTGCTCTTCGTCAAGGAT attcTCTGGTTTCAGTGAAAACAGTTCAACTTGGTGAACCAGTGACCTTAACATGTGCTTTACCCAAAGGGCTCCAGAGTGGAGAAGTCCACTGGTACAAGCAGAATCACGGGGATACCCTAAAGTTAATTATGACATCGTTTAAATCTACACCACCGGAATATGGTCCTGCATTTTCTCAATCAAGATTTAAGGTAGATAAAGATAACAATTTCAGCAATGTGACTATTTTGAAGACAGTCCAAGAGGACGAGGGAATCTATCACTGTGGGCTCACAGAGTGGATTAGGACTAACTGGAGTGGCACATATTTGTTTGTAAAAG GAAACAATCAGAAAACATCAGTAGTTGTTCAACAGCTGATAGGATCAAATCCATTCCATCCAGGAGACAAAGTGACTCTCCAGTGTTCAGTCTCTGACTCTGTCAGCAAGACGTGTCCAGGAGGTCTCAGAGTTCTTTGGTTCAGAGACAGATCTCATGAATCTCATCCAGTCATTTACGCTAATGTAAATACACATAATGAATGTGAGAAAAGATCTGATACTCAGAAGACATGTGTTTATCACTTCACTAAGAACGTCAGCTCCTCCGATGCTGGGACTTATTACTGTGCTGTGGCCACATGTGGGGAGAtattatttggaaatggaacGACACTCGAACTTA AGCAAGCCAAAAAAATGGAGTTTCTTCAAATAGCCTTAATAGTCTGTTTGGCCATTTCTGTCATTGGGAATATTTTCCTTGTTTGCAAACGAAGAATATGTACACAAGTTAAAG AAAGTGCAATAACTGAAGCACAAAATGACGCCTTACGCAAACCG ACCGAAGCTGATGAAGAATTAAACTATGCTGCACTAAATTTCTCTGAAAGAAAAACGAGAGGAAGAAAGAAGCGAGAGCCCGCTGAGGAGAGCGTCTACTCTCAAGTTAAATGA